Below is a genomic region from Bacteroidota bacterium.
ATCTTTTTACAAACCAACGTGTCGAAAAGTAATCGTCTGCAATGCCATTCTTAAAAGGCAAATGCCAAAGACAACCGTATTGCGGAATATTTTCTCCCTCGAGCACAGGAATACCTTCCTCAATAAATGCAGAACCAAATCCTGTCCCTAAGGTAACCGAAATTGACCTTCTGGAATTTGCAGAATGCCCAATCCAGGCCTCGCCTATAGCAAATGAAGTAGCATCGTTTATAAACCGAAAAGGCATATCGCCGGAAAGTTTAAGCAGTGAACGAAGTTCTACGCCAACATTTACGCCATTTAAGTTTTCATATTTTGCAACGTCCTTTGTAAAAAGTGCTATCCCATTCTCGTAATCAAACGGCCCTGGCATTGCAAAGCCAATTCCAACCAGCTTTGATAATTCAATGTATGACAATGCTGCATTAAGAGCATCTTTCCAACAATGCAAAATCTCATCAGAAGACGCTTTATTATTAACCTTCCTGTTGGTAAAACTATCATGGATAACATGTCCTTCCGAAATATTCACAGCTACAGCACTGATATGACTGCCACCAATATCTATACCTAAAGCAAAATTTTTATTCATGTCTTACATTTTAAATTACAAGAAATGACTAAGGTTTTTAAGCAAGCTTCTGATATAACCTATTAATTTACTAACAGTTATATTCGAAATAAACATCAATTCGCCTTGAACAAAACTAAATTAAAAAATCGTTTTAGCAAAATTATTGTCAACAATTACCTATAAAGATTATTTCCATAAAATGGAGTCTTTATAACTATTGTGAAAACAATTCAATTTGATTTATTGATCCGGATGAAATGGGGTATGTGATAAGGTCTTGTTTAAATTTTAGAAAATATTTATGAAAATAAATAAAAGAGTAAAAATCTAAGGTTTTGTTTTGTCACCATCTTCCAACAATTAGCAGGTTAAAACCTCAAAAAAAATCCCGGAAACTATTGCAGCATCCGGGATTTTGTGGGCTGTACTGGACTCGAACCAGTGACTTCTACCCTGTGAAGATAGCACTCTAAACCGACTGAGTTAAC
It encodes:
- a CDS encoding ROK family protein, whose protein sequence is MNKNFALGIDIGGSHISAVAVNISEGHVIHDSFTNRKVNNKASSDEILHCWKDALNAALSYIELSKLVGIGFAMPGPFDYENGIALFTKDVAKYENLNGVNVGVELRSLLKLSGDMPFRFINDATSFAIGEAWIGHSANSRRSISVTLGTGFGSAFIEEGIPVLEGENIPQYGCLWHLPFKNGIADDYFSTRWFVKR